In a single window of the Pseudomonas oryzihabitans genome:
- a CDS encoding putative bifunctional diguanylate cyclase/phosphodiesterase, with protein MADFLQYEDDRLNALHALELLDSAPAEEFDRLCELVASSFNVPTALISLVDRDRQWFKARVGFDLPQMPREDAFCAHTIQAADGRMEINDARCDARFSHNPLVVRAPHVRFYAGSTLVTEGGYAIGSLCILDSQPRELNATERKRLDDFAAQVMRLIALRQHLRRRDPVSGLPNRQQFQADVAQLAELRPGELRLLVLIDPLETQWKDQLVLAQGMWPFETFLRCLALRLCDALSERAKVYHVDTRRFAFLLPADCDYPPLLDTLIAQLRTPVQADRIPIDPPVKAGVVPFVLTAGEVRDLLRKGLVAVDQAALSPRHWGLYERPQDQAFQRIFQLVRQLPEALERGDFSLAFQPRLALPDRTLCSAEALLRWTHPQLGPIAPGDFIPAIEKTALIHSVTRWVIRTAIAQLARWDSDYQGRLSLNLSPRDFDEGDLVALLRETCQRQGVDPRRLEVEITEGEWLRRNPEAIAQLHDLRALGLNIAIDDFGSGYSNFAYLYELPVTSVKLDRSLIHDLPSDPRKQEVVRALLALIGKLGYRSVAEGIETEDVLTFLQDAGCDEVQGYLLARPMALPAFEAWYAEQG; from the coding sequence ATGGCCGATTTCCTGCAGTATGAAGATGATCGCCTCAACGCCCTGCACGCCCTGGAGTTGCTCGACTCGGCGCCAGCGGAGGAATTCGATCGCCTTTGCGAGCTGGTCGCCAGCAGCTTCAACGTACCGACCGCGCTGATCAGCCTGGTGGATCGCGACCGTCAGTGGTTCAAGGCACGGGTCGGCTTCGACCTGCCGCAGATGCCGAGAGAGGACGCCTTCTGCGCCCATACCATCCAGGCGGCGGACGGCCGGATGGAGATCAACGATGCCCGTTGCGATGCGCGCTTCAGCCATAACCCGCTGGTGGTGCGCGCCCCCCATGTGCGCTTCTATGCGGGTTCGACCCTGGTCACCGAGGGCGGCTATGCCATTGGTAGCCTGTGCATTCTCGACAGCCAGCCACGGGAACTGAACGCGACGGAACGCAAGCGGCTGGACGACTTCGCCGCCCAGGTGATGAGGCTCATCGCCTTGCGCCAGCACCTGCGGCGACGCGACCCGGTCAGCGGCTTGCCCAACCGCCAGCAGTTCCAGGCGGATGTCGCCCAACTGGCCGAACTCCGTCCCGGCGAGTTGCGTCTGCTGGTGCTGATAGACCCCCTGGAAACCCAGTGGAAGGACCAACTGGTCCTGGCCCAGGGCATGTGGCCCTTCGAAACCTTCCTGCGCTGCCTGGCCCTCCGGCTGTGCGACGCCCTGAGCGAGCGGGCCAAGGTCTATCACGTGGACACCAGGCGATTCGCCTTCCTGCTGCCCGCGGACTGCGACTATCCGCCCCTGCTGGACACTCTGATCGCCCAGCTGAGGACGCCGGTCCAAGCCGACCGGATTCCCATCGACCCACCGGTGAAGGCCGGCGTGGTGCCCTTCGTGCTGACGGCAGGCGAGGTGCGCGACCTGCTGCGCAAGGGCCTGGTGGCCGTCGACCAGGCGGCCCTGAGCCCGCGCCACTGGGGACTCTACGAGCGACCGCAGGACCAGGCCTTCCAGCGGATCTTCCAGCTGGTGCGGCAACTTCCCGAAGCCCTCGAACGCGGCGACTTCAGTCTGGCCTTCCAGCCACGCCTGGCCTTGCCCGACCGTACCCTGTGCAGTGCCGAGGCCTTGCTGCGCTGGACGCACCCGCAACTCGGCCCCATCGCGCCCGGCGACTTCATCCCGGCGATCGAGAAGACCGCGCTGATCCACAGCGTCACGCGCTGGGTGATCCGCACCGCCATCGCCCAGCTGGCGCGCTGGGACAGTGACTACCAGGGGCGGCTGTCGCTCAACCTGTCGCCCCGGGATTTCGACGAGGGCGACCTGGTGGCGCTGCTGCGCGAGACCTGCCAGCGCCAAGGTGTGGACCCGCGGCGGCTGGAAGTCGAGATCACCGAAGGTGAATGGCTCAGGCGTAATCCGGAGGCCATCGCCCAGTTGCACGACCTGCGTGCCCTGGGACTGAACATCGCCATCGACGACTTTGGCAGCGGCTACAGCAATTTCGCCTACCTCTACGAATTACCGGTCACCAGCGTCAAGCTCGACCGCTCGCTGATCCATGACCTGCCCAGCGACCCGCGCAAGCAGGAGGTGGTCAGGGCACTGCTGGCGCTGATCGGCAAGCTGGGCTATCGCAGCGTCGCCGAAGGGATAGAGACGGAAGACGTGCTGACCTTTCTGCAAGACGCCGGCTGTGACGAGGTTCAGGGCTATCTGCTGGCGCGGCCCATGGCCCTGCCCGCCTTCGAGGCCTGGTACGCCGAACAGGGTTAA
- a CDS encoding haloacid dehalogenase type II — MTLTCLFDINETVLDLSALDGLFSELFGDPHSRELWFAQTLQNAMTAELCSRHAPFEAQGQAALDMVGERLGRSLTASDKQRVAAALKALPAHPDVRPGLDFAREQGVHCIAFSNNARAATQAQLEHAGLSDAFATILSAEDAGASKPATATYRQAAASLGQPAERLWLVAVHAWDIAGAQAAGFKGALVQRRPDQVANPLAPPVVTGSDLREAVARILAHEGRS, encoded by the coding sequence ATGACCCTCACCTGCCTGTTCGACATCAACGAGACCGTGCTCGACCTGTCCGCGCTGGATGGCCTGTTCAGCGAGCTGTTCGGCGATCCCCATAGCCGTGAACTGTGGTTCGCCCAGACCCTGCAGAATGCCATGACGGCCGAACTCTGTAGCCGCCATGCGCCCTTCGAGGCCCAGGGCCAGGCGGCGCTGGACATGGTCGGCGAGCGGCTCGGGCGTTCGCTGACCGCGTCCGACAAGCAGCGGGTGGCCGCGGCGCTGAAGGCCTTGCCCGCCCATCCCGACGTCAGACCTGGACTCGACTTCGCCCGGGAGCAGGGCGTGCATTGTATCGCCTTCTCCAACAACGCCCGCGCCGCCACCCAGGCACAGCTTGAGCACGCTGGCCTGAGCGACGCCTTCGCCACCATTCTTTCCGCCGAGGACGCCGGCGCCAGCAAGCCGGCCACTGCCACCTATCGCCAGGCCGCCGCCAGCCTGGGGCAGCCGGCCGAGCGTCTGTGGCTGGTCGCCGTCCACGCCTGGGACATCGCCGGGGCCCAGGCCGCCGGCTTCAAGGGCGCCCTCGTGCAGCGGCGCCCCGACCAGGTGGCCAATCCCCTGGCACCCCCCGTGGTGACCGGAAGCGATCTGAGAGAGGCAGTGGCGCGCATTCTGGCGCATGAGGGCCGCAGCTAG
- a CDS encoding leucine-rich repeat-containing protein kinase family protein → MTDTLARLRAGELAGATRLTLRADLTEFPEEIYALADSLEILDLSGNRLTHLPADLGRLHRLRILFCSGNPFTELPEVLGTLPNLEMIGFKACELEQVSAAALPPRLRWLILTDNRIATLPTALGERPALQKLMLAGNQLEALPASMAELHQLELLRLSANRFAALPPAILELPRLTWLAYGDNPLGAAREQAVRAQAAQQQRIAWRDLRLGERLGEGASGIIHQACWQSPEGPREVAVKLFKGSMTSDGTPESESAASLSAGTHPWLIGALGDLADHPEQRSGLVLELVEPAFGNLAGPPSFTTCSRDVYPEDTRFTAAAVREMAGGMASALAHLHGHGLVHGDFYAHNILWDGGARCLLGDFGGASLLPDDTAQAARLQRFESRAFGILLDEWLARCSEPVDPALAALAEECQQSTLDARPLLADVARRLQGRADT, encoded by the coding sequence ATGACGGATACCCTAGCCCGGCTGCGTGCCGGCGAACTGGCGGGGGCCACGCGGCTGACCCTGCGCGCCGACCTGACCGAGTTTCCCGAAGAGATCTATGCCCTGGCCGACAGCCTGGAAATCCTTGACCTGTCCGGCAACCGGCTGACCCATCTGCCCGCTGATCTGGGCCGGCTGCACCGGTTGCGCATTCTCTTCTGCTCGGGCAATCCCTTCACCGAATTGCCCGAGGTGCTGGGCACGCTGCCCAACCTGGAGATGATCGGCTTCAAGGCCTGTGAGCTGGAGCAGGTGAGCGCGGCTGCGCTGCCGCCGCGGTTGCGCTGGTTGATCCTGACCGACAACCGCATCGCTACCCTGCCGACCGCCCTGGGCGAACGCCCGGCGCTGCAAAAACTGATGTTGGCGGGCAACCAGCTGGAGGCATTGCCGGCGAGCATGGCCGAGCTGCACCAGCTGGAACTCCTGCGCCTGTCGGCGAATCGCTTCGCGGCGCTGCCGCCGGCCATTCTCGAGCTGCCGCGGCTGACCTGGCTGGCCTATGGCGACAACCCCCTCGGCGCCGCCCGCGAACAGGCGGTGCGGGCCCAGGCGGCCCAGCAGCAACGCATCGCCTGGCGCGATCTGCGGCTTGGCGAGCGGCTGGGGGAGGGCGCCTCCGGCATCATTCACCAGGCGTGCTGGCAGTCGCCCGAGGGCCCGCGCGAGGTGGCGGTCAAGCTGTTCAAGGGCAGCATGACCAGTGACGGCACCCCGGAGAGCGAAAGCGCCGCCAGTCTCAGTGCCGGTACCCATCCCTGGCTGATCGGCGCCCTGGGCGATCTGGCCGATCATCCCGAGCAGCGCAGCGGCTTGGTGCTGGAACTGGTGGAACCGGCCTTCGGCAATCTGGCTGGTCCGCCCAGCTTCACCACCTGCAGCCGTGACGTCTATCCGGAAGACACCCGCTTTACCGCCGCCGCCGTACGCGAGATGGCGGGCGGCATGGCCAGCGCCCTGGCGCACCTGCATGGCCACGGCTTGGTCCATGGTGACTTCTATGCCCACAACATCCTCTGGGATGGCGGCGCGCGCTGCCTGCTGGGTGACTTCGGCGGTGCCTCCCTGCTGCCCGACGACACCGCGCAGGCCGCCCGGCTGCAGCGCTTCGAGAGTCGCGCCTTTGGCATCCTGCTGGACGAATGGCTGGCGCGGTGCAGCGAACCGGTCGATCCGGCCCTGGCGGCCCTGGCCGAGGAGTGCCAGCAGAGTACGCTGGATGCGCGCCCGCTGCTGGCGGACGTGGCGCGTCGCCTGCAGGGTCGGGCTGACACCTAG
- a CDS encoding aspartate/glutamate racemase family protein produces the protein MRTLGLLGGMSWESSAHYYRILNEEVRRRLGGSHSAACLLLSVDFAEIAALQHAGDWTTLGQRLQDHARQLAAGGAEALVLCTNTMHCLAAELEAATSLPLLHIADPTGAAIRAQGLETIGLLGTAFTMEQAFYRERLTERFGLKVRVPELAGRQTVHRIIYEELVRGEVRAESREAYRAVIGELVAQGAEGIVLGCTEIMLLVDQSDSAVPLFDTTRLHALAAVDWALS, from the coding sequence ATGCGTACCCTGGGCCTGCTAGGCGGCATGAGCTGGGAGAGTTCGGCTCACTACTATCGCATCCTCAACGAAGAGGTCCGGCGACGGCTGGGCGGTAGCCATTCGGCCGCCTGCCTCTTGCTGTCGGTGGATTTCGCCGAGATCGCCGCCCTGCAGCATGCGGGTGACTGGACGACGCTGGGTCAGCGCCTGCAAGACCATGCGCGGCAACTGGCCGCCGGCGGGGCCGAGGCCCTGGTGCTCTGTACCAACACCATGCACTGCCTGGCGGCGGAACTCGAGGCGGCCACCTCGCTGCCGCTGTTGCACATCGCCGACCCCACGGGTGCGGCGATCCGTGCCCAGGGCCTCGAGACCATCGGCCTGCTGGGTACCGCCTTCACCATGGAACAGGCCTTCTATCGCGAGCGCCTGACGGAGCGTTTTGGCCTGAAGGTACGGGTACCCGAGCTGGCAGGGCGCCAGACCGTACACCGCATCATCTACGAGGAGCTGGTGCGGGGTGAGGTACGCGCGGAATCACGGGAAGCCTACCGCGCGGTCATCGGCGAGCTGGTCGCCCAGGGTGCCGAGGGCATCGTGCTCGGCTGCACGGAGATCATGCTGCTGGTGGACCAGAGCGACAGTGCGGTGCCGCTGTTCGACACCACCCGACTGCATGCCCTGGCTGCCGTGGACTGGGCGCTAAGCTAG
- a CDS encoding methyl-accepting chemotaxis protein produces MSLRNLKIGSRALLCFTSFAVLLIGLGLFSLNQIGKLRESEQQIEHGSLGGTRIAAELESAILQIRLETLRFITTTDSNLSQASQAQLKEEQDRFAKALEAYQKVIGSDKEASIYQELRQLIAPWRTALDEVLRRSASEGTDAARSYLNQTFRPLNEPVLAKVQGLIKVNREQATEIGKEATSLYEQSLTYVTATMVLALVMTLLIAWRFTQSLVVPVRRSMAVAESIANGDLMQSWQDQGRDEIHQLSLSFERMRSNLVQTLQQISDSAIQLASAATEMHAVTEDANRGLNQQNQEIEQAATAVNQMTAAVEEVARNAESTSTEARDSDTASRQGRASVEQTVHAIEALNGNVTDSSQQIQQLANDVGNITTVLEVIRGVAEQTNLLALNAAIEAARAGDAGRGFAVVADEVRALAQRTQQSTQEIEAVISQVQRGSSEAVSTMNATAGLAQRTLNLARDSEQSLAVITSAVTGITERTTLIATAAEEQAHVAREVDRALVTIRDLSVQSAAGASQTATASSELSQLAVQMNQLVGRFKVA; encoded by the coding sequence ATGTCATTAAGGAATCTGAAAATAGGTAGCAGAGCGCTGCTGTGCTTTACCAGTTTCGCGGTCTTGCTGATTGGCCTCGGGCTATTCAGCCTGAACCAGATCGGCAAGCTCCGGGAGAGCGAGCAGCAGATCGAGCATGGCAGTTTGGGCGGCACCAGAATCGCGGCCGAGCTGGAGTCCGCCATCCTGCAGATTCGCCTGGAAACCCTGAGATTCATCACGACCACCGACAGCAATTTGAGCCAGGCCAGTCAGGCACAGCTCAAGGAGGAGCAAGACCGCTTCGCCAAGGCGCTTGAGGCCTACCAGAAGGTGATCGGTAGCGACAAGGAAGCCAGTATCTACCAGGAATTGCGCCAACTCATCGCCCCCTGGCGTACGGCCCTGGACGAGGTGCTGCGGCGCTCGGCCAGCGAAGGCACCGACGCTGCCCGAAGCTATCTGAACCAGACCTTCCGTCCGCTCAACGAGCCGGTGCTGGCCAAGGTTCAGGGCCTCATCAAGGTCAATCGTGAGCAGGCCACCGAGATCGGCAAGGAAGCGACCAGCCTCTATGAGCAGAGCCTCACCTATGTGACCGCTACCATGGTCCTGGCACTGGTCATGACCCTGCTGATCGCCTGGCGCTTCACCCAGAGCCTGGTGGTGCCGGTCCGCCGCAGCATGGCGGTGGCCGAAAGCATCGCCAATGGCGACCTCATGCAATCCTGGCAGGACCAGGGCCGCGACGAGATCCACCAACTGAGCCTGAGCTTCGAGCGGATGCGCAGCAATCTGGTGCAAACCCTGCAGCAGATCAGCGATTCCGCCATCCAGCTGGCGTCGGCCGCCACCGAGATGCACGCAGTGACCGAAGACGCCAACCGGGGCCTGAATCAGCAGAATCAGGAAATCGAACAGGCCGCCACTGCCGTCAACCAGATGACCGCGGCGGTGGAAGAAGTCGCCCGCAACGCCGAGAGCACCTCGACCGAGGCGCGTGATTCCGATACCGCCTCGCGCCAGGGTCGCGCCAGCGTCGAACAGACCGTGCATGCCATCGAGGCGCTCAATGGCAACGTCACCGACAGCAGCCAGCAAATCCAGCAACTGGCAAACGATGTCGGCAATATCACCACCGTATTGGAGGTGATCCGCGGGGTGGCCGAACAGACCAACCTGCTGGCCCTCAACGCCGCCATCGAAGCCGCGCGTGCCGGTGATGCGGGTCGGGGCTTCGCCGTGGTGGCCGACGAGGTACGGGCGCTGGCGCAACGGACTCAACAATCGACCCAGGAGATCGAAGCCGTCATCAGCCAGGTGCAGCGCGGCAGCAGCGAGGCGGTCAGCACCATGAATGCCACCGCCGGTCTCGCCCAGCGCACCCTGAACCTGGCGCGGGATTCGGAACAGTCGCTGGCGGTCATCACCAGCGCGGTGACCGGTATCACCGAACGCACCACCCTGATCGCCACCGCTGCCGAAGAACAGGCCCATGTGGCCCGGGAAGTGGACCGGGCGCTGGTGACCATCCGCGACCTCTCGGTACAGAGCGCCGCCGGTGCCAGCCAGACCGCCACGGCCAGCAGCGAACTCTCGCAACTGGCGGTGCAGATGAATCAGCTGGTGGGTCGTTTCAAGGTGGCCTAA
- a CDS encoding SDR family NAD(P)-dependent oxidoreductase: MSNVTRPLAAVTGASSGIGFELAKQLARHGHDLLLVSRGDGLDAAERELRALGVKVWSHAADLRTAVGVEETYRFLRRQGRPLDVVVLNAGVGLGGAFVGQTRLEDEMALIQLNVMSTVHLAKLVLPDMVAAGRGRVLFTSSISATAPIPFEAVYGASKAFINSFAFAVRNELKDSGVTLTVLMPGQTDTNFFHRAGEDDTSVGAGPKNDPVQVAAQGYAALMQGLDHVYGGGPEVQHEGEVLNRVESEAQKAERHRAWSEPGSAQKDD, encoded by the coding sequence ATGAGCAATGTTACCCGGCCACTGGCCGCCGTTACCGGTGCCTCCAGCGGCATCGGCTTCGAATTGGCCAAGCAGCTGGCCCGCCATGGCCATGATCTGCTGCTGGTTTCCCGTGGCGATGGCCTCGATGCCGCCGAGCGGGAGCTGCGCGCCCTGGGAGTCAAGGTCTGGAGCCATGCGGCCGACCTGCGCACCGCCGTGGGCGTGGAAGAGACCTATAGATTCCTGCGCCGCCAAGGGCGGCCGCTGGACGTCGTGGTGCTCAACGCCGGGGTCGGCCTCGGCGGCGCCTTCGTCGGCCAGACGCGCCTGGAAGACGAGATGGCACTGATCCAGCTCAATGTGATGTCCACCGTGCACCTGGCCAAGCTGGTCTTGCCGGACATGGTCGCCGCCGGTCGCGGCCGGGTGCTCTTTACCTCGTCCATCTCGGCCACGGCGCCGATTCCTTTCGAGGCGGTCTACGGCGCCTCCAAGGCGTTCATCAATTCCTTCGCCTTCGCCGTGCGCAACGAACTCAAGGACAGCGGCGTGACCCTCACGGTGCTCATGCCCGGCCAGACCGATACCAACTTCTTCCACCGCGCCGGCGAGGACGACACCAGCGTCGGCGCCGGTCCCAAGAACGATCCGGTACAGGTCGCGGCCCAGGGCTATGCCGCCCTGATGCAGGGCCTGGATCATGTCTACGGCGGTGGGCCCGAGGTCCAACATGAGGGCGAGGTGCTCAATCGCGTCGAGAGCGAAGCCCAGAAGGCCGAACGCCACCGCGCCTGGTCGGAACCCGGGTCGGCGCAGAAGGACGACTGA
- a CDS encoding DUF3820 family protein yields the protein MQPADLEALVTWTMPYGKYAGRLLADLPGHYLNWFARSGFPPGELGRLLALMQEIDHNGLKPLLDPLRRR from the coding sequence ATGCAGCCCGCGGATCTGGAAGCCCTGGTGACCTGGACCATGCCCTATGGCAAGTACGCCGGCCGTCTGCTGGCCGATCTGCCGGGCCACTACCTCAACTGGTTCGCCCGCAGCGGCTTTCCGCCCGGCGAACTGGGGCGGCTGTTGGCGCTGATGCAGGAGATCGACCACAACGGCCTCAAGCCGCTGCTCGATCCGCTGCGGCGACGCTAA
- a CDS encoding GNAT family N-acetyltransferase produces the protein MAIQWTCRVAPALTTAELYAALVLRARVFVVEQECVYPDPDGLDLTEDVWHLFGWQDGELLAYLRLLGAVRDEAVIGRVIVAPEGRGSGLGHQLLEEALRVCAERWPGRPLFLSAQAHLQAYYGRYGFTSCSGVYDEDGIPHIDMRRVAD, from the coding sequence ATGGCCATCCAGTGGACCTGCCGCGTCGCCCCGGCACTGACCACCGCCGAGCTCTATGCCGCCCTGGTGCTGCGCGCCCGGGTCTTCGTGGTGGAGCAGGAGTGCGTCTATCCCGATCCCGACGGCCTGGATCTGACGGAAGACGTCTGGCACCTGTTCGGTTGGCAGGATGGCGAACTGCTCGCCTATCTCCGGCTGCTCGGCGCGGTGCGTGACGAGGCGGTGATCGGCCGGGTGATCGTGGCGCCGGAAGGCCGGGGCAGCGGTCTCGGTCATCAGTTGCTGGAAGAGGCCCTGCGGGTCTGCGCCGAGCGCTGGCCCGGGCGTCCGCTGTTCCTCTCCGCCCAGGCCCACCTGCAGGCCTACTATGGCCGCTACGGCTTCACGTCCTGCTCAGGGGTGTATGACGAGGATGGGATTCCCCATATCGATATGCGCCGTGTGGCGGATTAG
- a CDS encoding VOC family protein — protein MFSHVQVGARDLERLIGFYDGVLHELGLVRMPAEDDGGPPGCGWQRPGREWPQFYVQLPFNGLPASWGNGVQVSFAAPSPAAVEAAWHRALQLGGSDEGAPGVRPGYGPDFYAAYCRDPEGNKLCFVHAEGLTAACD, from the coding sequence ATGTTCAGTCATGTACAGGTAGGCGCGCGTGATCTGGAGCGCCTGATCGGTTTTTACGACGGCGTGTTGCACGAACTCGGTCTGGTACGGATGCCGGCCGAAGACGACGGTGGCCCGCCTGGGTGTGGCTGGCAGCGGCCAGGTCGAGAGTGGCCGCAATTCTATGTGCAGTTGCCGTTCAATGGCCTGCCGGCCTCCTGGGGCAACGGCGTGCAGGTGAGTTTTGCCGCACCGTCGCCAGCGGCAGTGGAAGCGGCCTGGCACCGGGCGCTGCAGCTGGGCGGCAGCGACGAGGGCGCGCCCGGGGTACGGCCAGGGTATGGCCCGGACTTCTACGCCGCCTATTGCCGCGATCCGGAAGGCAACAAGCTGTGCTTCGTCCATGCCGAGGGGCTGACCGCTGCCTGCGACTAG
- a CDS encoding 4a-hydroxytetrahydrobiopterin dehydratase, giving the protein MADLAQSHCVPCRSSEPALSEAASTELLKAVPGWTLVERQGVPRLERRYAFGNFLEALDFTNRVGREAQHEDHHPALLTEWGAVTVSWWTHNIGGLHRNDFIMAARTDAVALSASV; this is encoded by the coding sequence ATGGCCGATCTCGCCCAGTCCCATTGCGTCCCCTGCCGCTCCAGTGAGCCGGCCTTGAGCGAGGCCGCCAGCACCGAATTGCTAAAGGCCGTCCCGGGGTGGACGCTGGTGGAACGCCAGGGGGTTCCGCGCCTGGAGCGCCGCTATGCCTTCGGTAACTTTCTCGAAGCCCTGGACTTCACCAATCGGGTCGGTCGGGAGGCCCAGCACGAGGATCATCACCCGGCCCTGCTCACCGAATGGGGCGCGGTGACGGTGAGCTGGTGGACGCACAACATCGGCGGCCTGCACCGCAACGACTTCATCATGGCGGCCCGCACCGACGCGGTCGCCCTGTCGGCCAGCGTCTAG
- the acs gene encoding acetate--CoA ligase yields the protein MSAAFYPVRAEVASRTLTDEVTYRRLYQQSILNPDGFWREQAQRLDWIKPFSRVKQTSFDDHRVDIQWFADGTLNASYNCLDRHLETRGDQTAIIWEGDDPADSRHITYRELHREVCQLANALRGQDIHRGDVVTIYMPMIPEAVVAMLACARIGAVHSVVFGGFSPESLAGRISDCQSKLVITADEGVRGGRKIPLKANVDEALTNPATYSVRKVIVCKRTGADIAWHRHRDVWYEDITSVAPEHCEPKEMSAEAPLFILYTSGSTGKPKGILHTTGGYLTYAALTHERVFDYRPGEVYWCTADVGWITGHSYIVYGPLANGATTLLFEGVPNYPDVTRMGQVVDKHQVNILYTAPTAIRAMMAQGDAAMQGVDGSSLRLLGSVGEPINPEAWHWYYKTVGQERCPIVDTWWQTETGGILISPLPGAIGQKPGSATRPFFGIQPALVDNEGNLLDGAVEGNLVILDSWPGQSRSIYGDHDRFVDTYFKTFKGMYFTGDGARRDEDGYYWITGRVDDVLNVSGHRMGTAEIESALVAHAKVAEAAVVGMPHDLKGQGIYVYVTLNQGEEGSEALRQELKQWVRKEIGPIATPDVIQWAPGLPKTRSGKIMRRILRKIAVGEYDSLGDISTLADPGVVQHLVGTHQQMSQAVA from the coding sequence ATGAGTGCCGCTTTCTACCCGGTCCGCGCGGAAGTCGCTTCCCGGACCCTGACCGATGAAGTCACCTATCGTCGCCTGTACCAGCAGTCCATCCTCAACCCCGATGGCTTCTGGCGCGAGCAGGCCCAGCGCCTGGACTGGATCAAACCCTTCAGCCGGGTCAAGCAGACCTCCTTCGACGATCATCGGGTCGACATCCAGTGGTTCGCCGATGGCACCCTGAACGCCTCCTACAACTGCCTGGACCGCCACCTGGAAACCCGTGGCGACCAGACCGCCATCATCTGGGAAGGCGACGATCCGGCCGACAGCCGTCACATCACCTACCGCGAACTGCATCGCGAGGTCTGCCAGCTGGCCAACGCCCTGCGCGGCCAGGACATCCATCGCGGCGACGTGGTGACCATCTACATGCCGATGATCCCCGAGGCCGTGGTCGCCATGCTGGCCTGCGCCCGCATTGGCGCGGTGCACTCGGTGGTGTTCGGCGGTTTCTCCCCTGAATCCCTGGCCGGCCGCATCAGCGACTGCCAGTCCAAGCTGGTCATCACCGCCGACGAAGGCGTGCGCGGCGGTCGCAAGATCCCGCTCAAGGCCAATGTCGACGAGGCCCTGACCAACCCGGCCACCTATTCGGTGCGCAAGGTGATCGTCTGCAAGCGCACCGGCGCCGACATCGCCTGGCACCGCCACCGTGACGTCTGGTATGAAGACATCACCTCGGTGGCCCCGGAACACTGCGAGCCCAAGGAGATGTCCGCCGAGGCGCCGCTGTTCATCCTCTATACCTCCGGCTCCACCGGCAAGCCCAAGGGCATCCTGCACACCACCGGTGGCTACCTGACCTATGCCGCCCTGACCCACGAGCGGGTCTTCGACTATCGCCCCGGCGAGGTCTACTGGTGCACCGCCGACGTCGGCTGGATCACCGGCCACAGCTACATCGTCTACGGCCCCCTGGCCAATGGTGCCACCACCCTGCTGTTCGAGGGCGTGCCCAACTACCCTGACGTCACCCGTATGGGCCAGGTGGTGGACAAGCACCAGGTCAACATCCTCTACACCGCGCCCACCGCCATCCGCGCCATGATGGCCCAGGGCGATGCGGCCATGCAGGGCGTCGACGGCAGCAGCCTGCGCCTGCTCGGGTCGGTGGGCGAGCCCATCAACCCTGAGGCCTGGCACTGGTACTACAAGACCGTGGGCCAGGAGCGCTGCCCCATCGTCGACACCTGGTGGCAGACCGAGACCGGCGGCATCCTCATCAGTCCGCTGCCGGGCGCCATTGGCCAGAAACCCGGTTCGGCGACCCGCCCGTTCTTCGGCATCCAGCCGGCACTGGTGGACAACGAAGGCAACCTGCTCGACGGCGCCGTGGAAGGCAACCTGGTGATCCTCGACTCCTGGCCGGGCCAGTCGCGCTCCATCTATGGCGACCATGACCGCTTCGTCGACACCTATTTCAAGACCTTCAAGGGCATGTACTTCACCGGTGACGGCGCCCGCCGCGACGAAGATGGCTACTACTGGATCACCGGTCGCGTCGATGACGTGCTCAACGTCTCCGGCCATCGCATGGGCACCGCCGAGATCGAGAGTGCCCTGGTCGCCCATGCCAAGGTCGCCGAAGCGGCGGTAGTGGGCATGCCCCATGACCTCAAGGGCCAGGGCATCTATGTCTACGTCACCCTCAACCAGGGCGAGGAGGGCAGCGAGGCGCTGCGCCAGGAGCTCAAGCAGTGGGTACGCAAGGAGATCGGGCCCATCGCAACGCCCGACGTCATCCAGTGGGCGCCCGGTCTGCCCAAGACCCGTTCCGGCAAGATCATGAGGCGCATCCTGCGCAAGATCGCCGTGGGTGAGTATGACTCCCTCGGTGACATCTCCACCCTGGCCGACCCGGGCGTGGTGCAACACCTGGTCGGTACCCATCAGCAGATGAGCCAGGCCGTGGCCTGA